Proteins from one Cryptomeria japonica chromosome 4, Sugi_1.0, whole genome shotgun sequence genomic window:
- the LOC131034400 gene encoding laccase-11-like yields the protein MGRAVNSVLPTVTVFFVLLSISVWMVEGKTRHYKYDIQLKNVSRLCHTKPIVTVNGQFPGPTIYAREGDTVLIKVTNHVQYNLSIHWHGIRQLRTGWADGPAYITQCPIQTGQSYTYNFTITGQRGTLFWHAHILWLRATVYGALVILPKLNVPYPFPKPHKEITLILGEWWNADVEAVINEALKSGGAPNVSDTHTINGKPGPLGTFTCPIKDTFVLPVEQGKTYLLRIINAALNDELFFDVASHHLKVVEVDAVYTKPFETKSVVIAPGQTTNVLLHANKNPGRYFMAARPFMDAPVPVDNRTATAILQYINAPNSSFSSNMIVMPRIPAPNDTAFAANFSNSIRSLNSAQYTAKVPQTVDRNLLFTVGLALDSCSTCINGSRASASINNVSFVMPTMALLQAHYNNINGVFTKDFPDNPPTPFNYTGTPPKNLFTSKGTRLTHLSYNSTVQLILQDTSVLTVDNHPIHLHGFNFFIVGSGLGNYNPNKDPANFNLVDPPERNTVGVPTGGWTAIRFTADNPGVWFMHCHLEVHTTWGLKMPFVVENGKGPNQSILPPPQDLPKC from the exons ATGGGGAGAGCAGTGAACTCAGTGCTGCCAACAGTAACAGTCTTTTTTGTGCTTCTCTCTATTTCAGTCTGGATGGTAGAGGGAAAAACCAGGcattataaatatgat ATACAACTGAAGAATGTTAGCAGACTGTGTCATACAAAGCCCATTGTCACAGTGAATGGGCAGTTCCCAGGGCCAACTATTTATGCTAGGGAGGGTGATACAGTACTTATCAAAGTCACCAATCACGTCCAATACAATCTCTCCATCCACTG GCATGGTATAAGACAGCTGCGTACAGGATGGGCTGATGGGCCTGCTTATATCACTCAATGCCCCATTCAAACTGGGCAGTCTTATACTTACAACTTCACCATCACTGGGCAACGGGGCACTCTCTTCTGGCATGCTCATATTCTATGGTTGAGAGCAACAGTCTATGGAGCCCTTGTTATTTTACCGAAACTAAACGTGCCTTATCCATTCCCCAAACCCCATAAGGAAATCACATTGATTCTAG GGGAGTGGTGGAACGCAGATGTGGAGGCTGTTATAAATGAAGCACTTAAGTCAGGAGGAGCTCCCAATGTGTCTGATACTCATACCATTAATGGAAAACCAGGTCCACTAGGCACCTTCACATGTCCTATCAAAG ATACTTTTGTGCTTCCAGTGGAGCAGGGCAAAACATACCTGCTGAGAATAATCAATGCTGCACTGAATGATGAGCTCTTCTTTGATGTGGCAAGTCACCACCTCAAAGTGGTGGAGGTAGATGCAGTGTACACCAAGCCATTTGAGACCAAATCTGTAGTAATTGCCCCGGGACAAACCACAAACGTTTTGCTCCATGCAAACAAAAACCCAGGCAGGTATTTCATGGCCGCTCGCCCCTTCATGGATGCCCCTGTTCCTGTAGACAACAGAACCGCCACTGCAATCTTGCAATACATCAATGCACCCAATTCATCTTTTTCCTCCAACATGATTGTGATGCCCCGAATCCCAGCTCCAAATGATACCGCATTTGCCGCAAACTTTAGCAACTCTATCAGGAGCTTAAATTCTGCCCAATACACTGCAAAAGTCCCACAGACAGTAGACCGCAATCTGTTGTTCACTGTGGGGCTTGCACTGGACTCATGCTCAACCTGCATAAATGGCAGCCGTGCATCTGCTTCAATCAACAATGTAAGCTTCGTCATGCCCACCATGGCCCTTCTGCAAGCACATTATAATAACATCAATGGGGTTTTCACTAAAGATTTCCCAGACAACCCTCCCACTCCTTTCAATTACACAGGCACACCGCCAAAGAATCTCTTCACTTCCAAAGGGACAAGACTCACTCATCTCTCATACAATTCAACAGTGCAGTTAATTCTTCAGGACACTAGCGTCCTGACTGTGGATAACCATCCAATTCATCTCCATGGCTTCAATTTCTTCATAGTGGGTTCAGGGTTGGGTAACTACAACCCTAATAAAGATCCAGCAAACTTTAATTTAGTAGATCCTCCAGAGCGTAACACAGTGGGAGTGCCAACAGGCGGGTGGACTGCCATCCGATTTACAGCTGACAATCCAG GGGTATGGTTCATGCATTGCCATCTGGAAGTGCACACAACATGGGGATTGAAGATGCCATTCGTGGTGGAGAATGGAAAAGGGCCAAATCAATCCATATTGCCTCCTCCACAAGACCTTCCCAAATGCTAG